In one Capra hircus breed San Clemente chromosome 22, ASM170441v1, whole genome shotgun sequence genomic region, the following are encoded:
- the USP19 gene encoding ubiquitin carboxyl-terminal hydrolase 19 isoform X2, giving the protein MSGGASATGPRRGPPGLEEATSKKKQKDRANQESKDGDPRRGSAFTPREEQTKEDLGLDWRQSADEVIVKLRVGTGPVRLEEVDAAFTDTDCVLRLPDGRQWGGVFYAEIESSCTKVQARKGGLLQLSLPKKVPLLTWPSLLKPLGTQELVPGLRCQENGQEPSPIALEPGPEPRRAKQEARNQKRAQGRGEVGAGAGPGAQAGPSAKRAVHLRRGPEGEGARDGPGPQGDAPQFLAEPATQAEAEEQLRVPPLTPQTCLLGSEENLALLTGKKAAAPRSDPVSPTMARSRDPEKDDRSKEEMAVAADAAALVDEPESTVNLAFVKNDSYEKGPDSVVVHVYVKEIRRDTSRVLFREQDFTLIFQTRDGNFLRLHPGCGPHTIFRWQVKLRNLIEPEQCTFCFTASRIDICLRKRQSQRWGGLEAPATRGAVGGAKVAVPTGPSPLDSAPPGGTPHPLTGQEEARAVEKEKPKARSEDTGLDGVATRTPMEHVAPKSEPHLASPKPTCMVPPMPHSPVSGDSVEEEEEEEKKVCLPGFTGLVNLGNTCFMNSVIQSLSNTRELRDFFHDRSFEAEINYNNPLGTGGRLAIGFAVLLRALWKGTHHAFQPSKLKAIVASKASQFTGYAQHDAQEFMAFLLDGLHEDLNRIQNKPYTETVDSDGRPDEVVAEEAWQRHKMRNDSFIVDLFQGQYKSKLVCPVCAKVSITFDPFLYLPVPLPQKQKVLPVFYFAREPHSKPIKFLVSVSKENSSASEVLDSLSQSVHVKPENLRLAEVIKNRFHRVFLPSHSLDTVSPSDTLLCFELLSPELAKERVVVLEVQQRPQVPSIPISKCAACQRKQQSEDEKLKRCTRCYRVGYCNQLCQKTHWPDHKGLCRPENIGYPFLVSVPASRLTYARLAQLLEGYARYSVSVFQPPFQPGRMALESQGPGCTTLLSTSSLEAGDSDRDPIQPPELQLVTPVAEGDTGASRAWASPDRGPVPSTSGISSEMVASGPIEVGALTVGERVSRPEAAVPGYQHPSEALSAHTPQFFIYRIDASNREQRLEDKGDVPLELGDDCSLALVWRNNERLQEFVLVASKELECAEDPGSAGEAARAGHFTLDQCLNLFTRPEVLAPEEAWYCPQCKQHREASKQLLLWRLPNVLIVQLKRFSFRSFIWRDKINDLVEFPVRNLDLGKFCIGQKEEQLPSYDLYAVINHYGGMIGGHYTACARLPNDRSSQRSDVGWRLFDDSTVTTVDESQVVTRYAYVLFYRRRNSPVERPPRAGHSEHHPDLGPAAESAASQASRIWQELEAEEEPIPEGPAPLGPWGPQDWVGPPPRGPTTPDEGCLRYFVLGTVAALVALVLNVFYPLVSQSPWR; this is encoded by the exons ATGTCTGGTGGGGCCAGCGCCACAGGCCCAAGGAGAGGGCCCCCAGGACTGGAGGAGGCAACCAGTAAGAAAAAGCAGAAGGATCGAGCAAACCAGGAGAGCAAGGACGGCGATCCTAGGAGAG GGTCAGCATTCACTCCTCGGGAGGAGCAGACCAAAGAGG ACTTAGGGCTCGATTGGAGGCAGAGTGCTGATGAGGTGATTGTCAAGCTGCGTGTGGGAACCGGTCCCGTGCGGCTGGAGGAAGTTGATGCTGCTTTCACAGACACGGACTGTGTGCTGCGGCTCCCAG ATGGTCGGCAGTGGGGTGGTGTTTTCTATGCCGAGATAGAGAGTTCTTGCACCAAAGTGCAGGCTCGCAAAGGTGGCCTCCTGCAGCTGTCACTGCCCAAGAAGGTGCCTCTGCTTACGTGGCCCTCTCTGCTG AAACCTCTAGGGACCCAGGAGTTGGTGCCAGGGTTGCGGTGCCAGGAGAATGGGCAGGAGCCATCTCCCATTGCCCTGGAGCCAGGCCCTGAGCCACGGCGGGCTAAGCAGGAGGCCCGCAACCAGAAGCGGGCCCAGGGCCGTGGTGAGGTAGGCGCTGGGGCTGGTCCTGGGGCCCAGGCAGGGCCCAGCGCCAAGAGGGCCGTGCATCTCCGCAGAGGGCCAGAGGGGGAAGGGGCCAGAGATGGCCCTGGGCCTCAGGGTGATGCCCCCCAATTCCTGGCTGAGCCGGCCACCCAG GCTGAGGCTGAGGAACAGCTCCGTGTACCACCACTGACCCcccagacctgcctcctgggctCAGAGGAGAATCTAGCACTTTTGACAGGAAAGAAGGCAGCAGCCCCCAGGAGCGACCCAGTGTCCCCTACCATGGCCCGAAGCAGAGACCCCGAGAAGGACGATCGTTCCAAGGAGGAGATGGCAGTGGCCGCAGATGCTGCGGCCTTGGTGGATG AGCCCGAGTCCACGGTGAACCTGGCATTTGTCAAGAATGACTCGTATGAGAAGGGGCCGGACTCAGTGGTGGTGCACGTGTACGTGAAGGAAATCCGCAGGGACACCTCTCGAGTGCTCTTCCGTGAGCAGGACTTCACGCTTATCTTCCAGaccag GGACGGAAACTTCCTGAGACTGCACCCGGGCTGCGGACCCCACACCATCTTCCGTTGGCAGGTGAAGCTCAG GAACCTGATCGAGCCCGAGCAGTGCACCTTCTGCTTCACGGCCTCGCGCATCGACATCTGCCTCCGCAAGCGGCAGAGCCAGCGCTGGGGTGGTCTGGAGGCCCCGGCTACACGAG GTGCAGTGGGTGGTGCAAAGGTCGCCGTGCCGACAGGTCCATCCCCCCTGGATTCAGCCCCACCGGGAGGTACACCCCATCCCTTGACGGGCCAGGAGGAAGCCCGGGCCGTGGAGAAGGAGAAACCCAAGGCTCGATCTGAGGACACAGGCCTCGATGGGGTGGCCACCCGCACCCCCATGGAGCATGTAGCCCCAAAGTCAGAGCCACACCTGGCGTCG CCCAAGCCTACATGTATGGTGCCTCCAATGCCCCACAGCCCAGTGAGTGGAgacagtgtggaggaagaggaggaggaagagaagaaggtgTGTCTGCCGGGCTTCACTGGCCTCGTCAACCTAGGCAACACCTGCTTTATGAACAGCGTCATTCAGTCTCTGTCCAACACGCGGGAGCTGCGCGACTTCTTCCACG ACCGCTCCTTCGAGGCTGAGATCAACTACAACAACCCGCTGGGGACTGGTGGGCGTCTGGCCATTGGCTTTGCTGTGCTGCTCCGGGCGCTGTGGAAGGGCACCCACCATGCCTTCCAGCCCTCCAAGTTAAAG GCCATCGTGGCAAGCAAGGCCAGCCAGTTCACAGGCTACGCCCAGCATGATGCCCAGGAGTTCATGGCTTTCCTGCTGGATGGGCTGCACGAGGACCTGAACCGCATTCAGAATAAGCCCTACACGGAGACCGTGGACTCAGATGGGCGGCCTGATGAG GTGGTGGCTGAGGAAGCCTGGCAGCGGCACAAGATGCGGAATGACTCCTTCATCGTGGACCTGTTTCAGGGCCAGTACAAGTCGAAGCTGGTGTGCCCCGTGTGTGCAAAG GTCTCCATCACTTTTGACCCATTCCTGTACCTGCCGGTGCCCTTGCCCCAGAAGCAGAAGGTTCTCCCTGTCTTCTATTTCGCCCGGGAGCCGCACAGCAAGCCCATCAAG TTTCTGGTGAGCGTCAGCAAGGAGAACTCCAGTGCAAGCGAAGTGTTGGACTCCCTATCTCAGAGTGTCCATGTGAAGCCTGAGAACCTGCGTCTGGCGGAG GTGATTAAGAATCGCTTCCACCGTGTGTTCCTGCCCTCCCACTCACTGGACACCGTGTCCCCGTCCGACACACTCCTCTGCTTCGAGTTGCTATCCCCAGAGTTGGCCAAGGAGCGCGTGGTAGTGTTAGAGGTACAACAG CGTCCCCAGGTGCCCAGCATTCCCATCTCCAAGTGTGCAGCCTGCCAGCGGAAGCAGCAGTCAGAGGATGAGAAGCTGAAGCGCTGTACCCGGTGCTACCGCGTGGGCTACTGCAACCA GCTCTGTCAGAAAACCCACTGGCCTGACCACAAGGGCCTCTGCCGCCCTGAGAACATTGGCTACCCCTTCTTGGTCAGTGTCCCTGCCTCACGCCTCACCTACGCCCGTCTTGCTCAGCTGCTAGAGGGCTATGCCCG GTACTCTGTGAGTGTGTTCCAGCCGCCCTTCCAGCCCGGCCGCATGGCCTTGgagtcccagggccctggctgcacCACGCTACTCTCCACTAGCTCCCTGGAGGCCGGGGACAGTGACAGGGACCCCATTCAGCCACCAGAGCTCCAGTTGGTGACCCCTGTGGCTGAGGGGGACACGGGGGCCTCCCGGGCATGGGCATCTCCTGATCGGGGCCCTGTACCCAGTACCAGCGGCATTTCTTCTGAGATGGTGGCCAGTGGGCCCATTGAAGTTGGCGCCTTGACTGTTGGTGAGAGGGTGTCCCGGCCTGAAG CTGCTGTGCCCGGGTACCAACACCCAAGTGAAGCCCTGAGTGCCCACACTCCCCAGTTCTTCATCTACAGAATTGATGCATCCAACCGAGAGCAGCGGCTAGAGGACAAAG GAGACGTCCCACTGGAGCTGGGGGACGACTGCAGCCTGGCCCTGGTCTGGCGCAACAACGAGCGCCTGCAGGAGTTCGTACTGGTGGCCTCCAAGGAGCTGGAGTGCGCTGAGGACCCTGGGTCTGCTGGCGAGGCTGCCCGTGCTGGCCACTTCACGCTGGACCAGTGCCTCAACCTCTTCACACGGCCGGAGGTGTTGGCACCAGAGGAGGCTTG GTATTGCCCGCAGTGCAAACAGCACCGCGAGGCCTCCAAGCAGCTGCTGCTGTGGCGCCTGCCCAACGTGCTCATCGTGCAGCTCAAGCGCTTCTCCTTTCGCAGCTTCATCTGGCGCGACAAGATCAACGACCTGGTGGAGTTCCCCGTCCG GAACCTGGACCTGGGCAAGTTCTGTATCGGTCAGAAAGAGGAGCAGCTGCCCAGCTACGACCTGTACGCCGTCATCAACCACTACGGGGGCATGATCGGCGGCCACTACACTGCCTGTGCACGCCTACCCAACGACCGCAGCAGCCAGCGCAGCGACGTGG GCTGGCGCCTGTTTGATGACAGCACGGTGACAACGGTAGACGAGAGCCAGGTGGTGACGCGTTACGCCTATGTCCTCTTCTACCGCCGGCGGAACTCTCCCGTGGAGAGGCCCCCCCGGGCAGGTCACTCTGAGCACCACCCTGACCTGGGCCCTGCGGCTGAGTCAGCTGCCAGCCAG GCTTCCCGGATTTGGCAGGAGCTGGAGGCCGAGGAGGAGCCAATACCCGAGGGGCCTGCGCCTCTGGGTCCCTGGGGGCCCCAAGACTGGGTGGGCCCCCCGCCACGTGGCCCTACCACACCAGACGAGGGCTGTCTCCGATACTTTGTTCTGGGCACCGTGGCAGCTTTGGTGGCCCTTGTGCTCAACGTGTTCTATCCTCTGGTATCCCAGAGCCCCTGGAGATGA
- the USP19 gene encoding ubiquitin carboxyl-terminal hydrolase 19 isoform X5, with product MSGGASATGPRRGPPGLEEATSKKKQKDRANQESKDGDPRRGSAFTPREEQTKEDLGLDWRQSADEVIVKLRVGTGPVRLEEVDAAFTDTDCVLRLPDGRQWGGVFYAEIESSCTKVQARKGGLLQLSLPKKVPLLTWPSLLKPLGTQELVPGLRCQENGQEPSPIALEPGPEPRRAKQEARNQKRAQGRGEVGAGAGPGAQAGPSAKRAVHLRRGPEGEGARDGPGPQGDAPQFLAEPATQAEAEEQLRVPPLTPQTCLLGSEENLALLTGKKAAAPRSDPVSPTMARSRDPEKDDRSKEEMAVAADAAALVDEPESTVNLAFVKNDSYEKGPDSVVVHVYVKEIRRDTSRVLFREQDFTLIFQTRDGNFLRLHPGCGPHTIFRWQVKLRNLIEPEQCTFCFTASRIDICLRKRQSQRWGGLEAPATRGAVGGAKVAVPTGPSPLDSAPPGGTPHPLTGQEEARAVEKEKPKARSEDTGLDGVATRTPMEHVAPKSEPHLASPKPTCMVPPMPHSPVSGDSVEEEEEEEKKVCLPGFTGLVNLGNTCFMNSVIQSLSNTRELRDFFHDRSFEAEINYNNPLGTGGRLAIGFAVLLRALWKGTHHAFQPSKLKAIVASKASQFTGYAQHDAQEFMAFLLDGLHEDLNRIQNKPYTETVDSDGRPDEVVAEEAWQRHKMRNDSFIVDLFQGQYKSKLVCPVCAKVSITFDPFLYLPVPLPQKQKVLPVFYFAREPHSKPIKFLVSVSKENSSASEVLDSLSQSVHVKPENLRLAEVIKNRFHRVFLPSHSLDTVSPSDTLLCFELLSPELAKERVVVLEVQQRPQVPSIPISKCAACQRKQQSEDEKLKRCTRCYRVGYCNQLCQKTHWPDHKGLCRPENIGYPFLVSVPASRLTYARLAQLLEGYARYSVSVFQPPFQPGRMALESQGPGCTTLLSTSSLEAGDSDRDPIQPPELQLVTPVAEGDTGASRAWASPDRGPVPSTSGISSEMVASGPIEVGALTVGERVSRPEAAVPGYQHPSEALSAHTPQFFIYRIDASNREQRLEDKGDVPLELGDDCSLALVWRNNERLQEFVLVASKELECAEDPGSAGEAARAGHFTLDQCLNLFTRPEVLAPEEAWYCPQCKQHREASKQLLLWRLPNVLIVQLKRFSFRSFIWRDKINDLVEFPVRNLDLGKFCIGQKEEQLPSYDLYAVINHYGGMIGGHYTACARLPNDRSSQRSDVGWRLFDDSTVTTVDESQVVTRYAYVLFYRRRNSPVERPPRAGHSEHHPDLGPAAESAASQGLGPGQAPEVAPTRTAPERFVPPVDRPAPTYSNMEEVD from the exons ATGTCTGGTGGGGCCAGCGCCACAGGCCCAAGGAGAGGGCCCCCAGGACTGGAGGAGGCAACCAGTAAGAAAAAGCAGAAGGATCGAGCAAACCAGGAGAGCAAGGACGGCGATCCTAGGAGAG GGTCAGCATTCACTCCTCGGGAGGAGCAGACCAAAGAGG ACTTAGGGCTCGATTGGAGGCAGAGTGCTGATGAGGTGATTGTCAAGCTGCGTGTGGGAACCGGTCCCGTGCGGCTGGAGGAAGTTGATGCTGCTTTCACAGACACGGACTGTGTGCTGCGGCTCCCAG ATGGTCGGCAGTGGGGTGGTGTTTTCTATGCCGAGATAGAGAGTTCTTGCACCAAAGTGCAGGCTCGCAAAGGTGGCCTCCTGCAGCTGTCACTGCCCAAGAAGGTGCCTCTGCTTACGTGGCCCTCTCTGCTG AAACCTCTAGGGACCCAGGAGTTGGTGCCAGGGTTGCGGTGCCAGGAGAATGGGCAGGAGCCATCTCCCATTGCCCTGGAGCCAGGCCCTGAGCCACGGCGGGCTAAGCAGGAGGCCCGCAACCAGAAGCGGGCCCAGGGCCGTGGTGAGGTAGGCGCTGGGGCTGGTCCTGGGGCCCAGGCAGGGCCCAGCGCCAAGAGGGCCGTGCATCTCCGCAGAGGGCCAGAGGGGGAAGGGGCCAGAGATGGCCCTGGGCCTCAGGGTGATGCCCCCCAATTCCTGGCTGAGCCGGCCACCCAG GCTGAGGCTGAGGAACAGCTCCGTGTACCACCACTGACCCcccagacctgcctcctgggctCAGAGGAGAATCTAGCACTTTTGACAGGAAAGAAGGCAGCAGCCCCCAGGAGCGACCCAGTGTCCCCTACCATGGCCCGAAGCAGAGACCCCGAGAAGGACGATCGTTCCAAGGAGGAGATGGCAGTGGCCGCAGATGCTGCGGCCTTGGTGGATG AGCCCGAGTCCACGGTGAACCTGGCATTTGTCAAGAATGACTCGTATGAGAAGGGGCCGGACTCAGTGGTGGTGCACGTGTACGTGAAGGAAATCCGCAGGGACACCTCTCGAGTGCTCTTCCGTGAGCAGGACTTCACGCTTATCTTCCAGaccag GGACGGAAACTTCCTGAGACTGCACCCGGGCTGCGGACCCCACACCATCTTCCGTTGGCAGGTGAAGCTCAG GAACCTGATCGAGCCCGAGCAGTGCACCTTCTGCTTCACGGCCTCGCGCATCGACATCTGCCTCCGCAAGCGGCAGAGCCAGCGCTGGGGTGGTCTGGAGGCCCCGGCTACACGAG GTGCAGTGGGTGGTGCAAAGGTCGCCGTGCCGACAGGTCCATCCCCCCTGGATTCAGCCCCACCGGGAGGTACACCCCATCCCTTGACGGGCCAGGAGGAAGCCCGGGCCGTGGAGAAGGAGAAACCCAAGGCTCGATCTGAGGACACAGGCCTCGATGGGGTGGCCACCCGCACCCCCATGGAGCATGTAGCCCCAAAGTCAGAGCCACACCTGGCGTCG CCCAAGCCTACATGTATGGTGCCTCCAATGCCCCACAGCCCAGTGAGTGGAgacagtgtggaggaagaggaggaggaagagaagaaggtgTGTCTGCCGGGCTTCACTGGCCTCGTCAACCTAGGCAACACCTGCTTTATGAACAGCGTCATTCAGTCTCTGTCCAACACGCGGGAGCTGCGCGACTTCTTCCACG ACCGCTCCTTCGAGGCTGAGATCAACTACAACAACCCGCTGGGGACTGGTGGGCGTCTGGCCATTGGCTTTGCTGTGCTGCTCCGGGCGCTGTGGAAGGGCACCCACCATGCCTTCCAGCCCTCCAAGTTAAAG GCCATCGTGGCAAGCAAGGCCAGCCAGTTCACAGGCTACGCCCAGCATGATGCCCAGGAGTTCATGGCTTTCCTGCTGGATGGGCTGCACGAGGACCTGAACCGCATTCAGAATAAGCCCTACACGGAGACCGTGGACTCAGATGGGCGGCCTGATGAG GTGGTGGCTGAGGAAGCCTGGCAGCGGCACAAGATGCGGAATGACTCCTTCATCGTGGACCTGTTTCAGGGCCAGTACAAGTCGAAGCTGGTGTGCCCCGTGTGTGCAAAG GTCTCCATCACTTTTGACCCATTCCTGTACCTGCCGGTGCCCTTGCCCCAGAAGCAGAAGGTTCTCCCTGTCTTCTATTTCGCCCGGGAGCCGCACAGCAAGCCCATCAAG TTTCTGGTGAGCGTCAGCAAGGAGAACTCCAGTGCAAGCGAAGTGTTGGACTCCCTATCTCAGAGTGTCCATGTGAAGCCTGAGAACCTGCGTCTGGCGGAG GTGATTAAGAATCGCTTCCACCGTGTGTTCCTGCCCTCCCACTCACTGGACACCGTGTCCCCGTCCGACACACTCCTCTGCTTCGAGTTGCTATCCCCAGAGTTGGCCAAGGAGCGCGTGGTAGTGTTAGAGGTACAACAG CGTCCCCAGGTGCCCAGCATTCCCATCTCCAAGTGTGCAGCCTGCCAGCGGAAGCAGCAGTCAGAGGATGAGAAGCTGAAGCGCTGTACCCGGTGCTACCGCGTGGGCTACTGCAACCA GCTCTGTCAGAAAACCCACTGGCCTGACCACAAGGGCCTCTGCCGCCCTGAGAACATTGGCTACCCCTTCTTGGTCAGTGTCCCTGCCTCACGCCTCACCTACGCCCGTCTTGCTCAGCTGCTAGAGGGCTATGCCCG GTACTCTGTGAGTGTGTTCCAGCCGCCCTTCCAGCCCGGCCGCATGGCCTTGgagtcccagggccctggctgcacCACGCTACTCTCCACTAGCTCCCTGGAGGCCGGGGACAGTGACAGGGACCCCATTCAGCCACCAGAGCTCCAGTTGGTGACCCCTGTGGCTGAGGGGGACACGGGGGCCTCCCGGGCATGGGCATCTCCTGATCGGGGCCCTGTACCCAGTACCAGCGGCATTTCTTCTGAGATGGTGGCCAGTGGGCCCATTGAAGTTGGCGCCTTGACTGTTGGTGAGAGGGTGTCCCGGCCTGAAG CTGCTGTGCCCGGGTACCAACACCCAAGTGAAGCCCTGAGTGCCCACACTCCCCAGTTCTTCATCTACAGAATTGATGCATCCAACCGAGAGCAGCGGCTAGAGGACAAAG GAGACGTCCCACTGGAGCTGGGGGACGACTGCAGCCTGGCCCTGGTCTGGCGCAACAACGAGCGCCTGCAGGAGTTCGTACTGGTGGCCTCCAAGGAGCTGGAGTGCGCTGAGGACCCTGGGTCTGCTGGCGAGGCTGCCCGTGCTGGCCACTTCACGCTGGACCAGTGCCTCAACCTCTTCACACGGCCGGAGGTGTTGGCACCAGAGGAGGCTTG GTATTGCCCGCAGTGCAAACAGCACCGCGAGGCCTCCAAGCAGCTGCTGCTGTGGCGCCTGCCCAACGTGCTCATCGTGCAGCTCAAGCGCTTCTCCTTTCGCAGCTTCATCTGGCGCGACAAGATCAACGACCTGGTGGAGTTCCCCGTCCG GAACCTGGACCTGGGCAAGTTCTGTATCGGTCAGAAAGAGGAGCAGCTGCCCAGCTACGACCTGTACGCCGTCATCAACCACTACGGGGGCATGATCGGCGGCCACTACACTGCCTGTGCACGCCTACCCAACGACCGCAGCAGCCAGCGCAGCGACGTGG GCTGGCGCCTGTTTGATGACAGCACGGTGACAACGGTAGACGAGAGCCAGGTGGTGACGCGTTACGCCTATGTCCTCTTCTACCGCCGGCGGAACTCTCCCGTGGAGAGGCCCCCCCGGGCAGGTCACTCTGAGCACCACCCTGACCTGGGCCCTGCGGCTGAGTCAGCTGCCAGCCAG GGACTAGGCCCTGGCCAGGCCCCCGAGGTGGCCCCCACGCGGACAGCCCCTGAACGCTTCGTCCCCCCTGTGGACCGCCCAGCCCCCACCTACAGCAACATGGAGGAGGTCGATTAG